A window of Photobacterium sp. GJ3 contains these coding sequences:
- the dctP gene encoding TRAP transporter substrate-binding protein DctP, whose product MEVQKNYMDKANKRRHSLKSIAATAMISTCVFFSSSTMADELPSVNWRMQALWDAGTTPYEFEKKFVARVAQLTDNKFTIRLFAGGQLAPSSQAFEAVRAGAFQLMKTFDGYKAGAIPALAFTSTIPFGFPESDQYEAWFYEKGGINIAREAYAKAGLFYIAPTVYGQEPIHSKFPINSIDDLKNKKGRFVGLASTVMSELGVATTNLPTAEVYQALEKGIIDFADRGDLSANYEAGLGEVAKYVIVPGFHQPTTATSYVANQAAYDKLPESYQSALEVAAREISASLRQHILAQDAVALEKFKAQGVHVIHLSSEVINQGRPAAMKAWRKAVGDDELANKALESQIQFMRELGLIQ is encoded by the coding sequence ATGGAAGTGCAAAAAAATTATATGGATAAAGCAAATAAACGTCGTCATTCCCTTAAATCAATCGCTGCAACTGCGATGATTTCAACGTGCGTATTTTTTTCTTCATCTACCATGGCAGATGAACTGCCTAGTGTGAATTGGCGCATGCAAGCACTTTGGGATGCCGGAACCACACCCTATGAATTTGAAAAGAAATTTGTGGCAAGAGTCGCCCAACTGACTGACAATAAATTTACAATACGATTGTTCGCCGGTGGTCAGCTTGCGCCTTCCTCTCAAGCATTTGAAGCCGTGCGGGCAGGAGCATTCCAGCTTATGAAGACATTTGACGGCTATAAAGCTGGCGCCATTCCTGCCTTGGCATTTACGAGTACCATTCCCTTTGGCTTCCCTGAATCCGATCAATATGAAGCCTGGTTTTATGAGAAAGGTGGAATAAATATTGCTCGTGAAGCCTACGCTAAAGCTGGTCTTTTTTATATTGCTCCAACCGTTTACGGGCAGGAACCCATTCACTCCAAGTTTCCAATCAATTCAATCGATGATTTAAAAAATAAAAAAGGACGCTTTGTAGGACTGGCCAGTACAGTTATGAGTGAACTTGGTGTTGCTACAACAAATTTACCGACAGCCGAAGTCTACCAGGCTTTAGAGAAGGGAATTATTGACTTTGCTGATCGGGGCGACCTTTCCGCTAATTATGAAGCTGGACTAGGTGAAGTGGCAAAATACGTTATTGTGCCTGGATTCCACCAACCCACAACAGCCACCAGCTATGTTGCCAATCAGGCTGCCTATGACAAACTGCCTGAATCTTATCAAAGTGCACTTGAAGTTGCAGCACGTGAGATTTCCGCTTCTTTAAGACAACATATCTTGGCTCAGGATGCAGTAGCATTAGAAAAATTCAAAGCGCAAGGCGTTCACGTGATTCATTTATCCTCCGAGGTTATCAATCAAGGACGACCCGCAGCGATGAAAGCATGGCGTAAAGCAGTTGGAGACGACGAGCTCGCCAACAAAGCCTTAGAGAGTCAAATTCAATTTATGAGAGAACTTGGGCTAATTCAATAA
- a CDS encoding GNAT family N-acetyltransferase: MNEIIYRNVTGLDLKGIACLIFSVMNEYIFTSGIKDNQSEVDVYEKVKNSFHQGLEKYMVAEHRGKIVGVTGMRRCGVILNTMYVNSNYHGRGIATNLINEITKGSAGMIRVFSSEYAIGFYKKSGFTEVGRLQEKNGIKYIEMVKIFDVPSDFKVNVS; the protein is encoded by the coding sequence ATGAATGAAATAATCTATCGAAATGTAACTGGCCTGGATCTAAAAGGTATAGCCTGTTTGATATTTTCTGTCATGAATGAGTATATATTCACTTCAGGTATCAAAGACAATCAATCAGAGGTTGATGTATATGAGAAAGTGAAAAATTCATTTCATCAAGGGCTGGAGAAGTATATGGTTGCAGAGCATAGAGGTAAAATTGTCGGTGTGACTGGCATGAGGCGTTGTGGCGTGATCTTGAATACCATGTATGTAAATAGCAATTACCATGGTAGAGGAATAGCAACAAACTTAATCAATGAAATAACAAAAGGCTCGGCTGGTATGATTCGAGTTTTCTCATCTGAATATGCGATCGGATTTTATAAAAAGAGTGGCTTTACTGAAGTTGGAAGGCTGCAAGAAAAAAATGGGATAAAATATATCGAGATGGTAAAAATATTTGATGTACCATCTGATTTCAAGGTCAATGTTTCATAA
- a CDS encoding PLP-dependent aminotransferase family protein — MKYKPTRAQEISEIFRQKIEEDQWTAGSCLPSIRRAAQSFGVSKNTIIDAYDQLVASGYVIPRKGSGFYVQAAHRPHLDTKTKHFTEAVDLISLLREQLEQYYEVRAGDGRLPPSWMDNVDIRRYFKRIVPDHELGDEFEYGNPQGLLGLREDISRTLMERAISAHPDQVLMTFGANHALDLIVRHFVKPGEPVLVETPGYYPMFGKLRLQGAELIGIQRSQQGLDIEALTQACREHRPRLLFVQPIAHNPTGTSMSLQNMHAVLRVAETYNLTIIEDDPFGDILSRAIPHLASLDALNRVIYVGSFSKTLSASFRCGYIAASRTLIHSLTDIKMLTVVNGSSFIERMIHDMIIRGRYRRHMTRLRDRVTKAGAEAVLALRRIGFDNIYPPTGGYYIWCPLPSGIDGVVLARKASAQGIFLAPSHLFELNHTEGCSALRMNIAHVQNPKLLEFLQSELNSTDKSV, encoded by the coding sequence ATGAAATATAAACCAACCCGAGCACAGGAAATAAGTGAAATTTTTCGCCAGAAAATTGAAGAAGATCAGTGGACTGCGGGTTCTTGCTTACCTTCTATTCGGCGTGCAGCTCAAAGTTTCGGGGTTTCTAAAAACACAATCATTGATGCTTATGATCAATTGGTTGCAAGTGGTTATGTGATCCCTAGAAAAGGTTCTGGTTTTTATGTTCAAGCAGCGCACCGGCCTCACCTCGATACAAAAACAAAACATTTTACTGAAGCGGTTGATTTAATTTCATTACTCAGAGAACAGCTAGAACAATATTATGAAGTTCGCGCGGGAGATGGGCGTCTTCCACCAAGCTGGATGGATAATGTAGATATAAGACGTTATTTTAAACGTATTGTGCCAGATCATGAGTTGGGAGATGAGTTTGAATATGGAAATCCACAAGGGCTGCTTGGATTAAGAGAAGATATTTCACGGACTTTAATGGAACGTGCCATTAGTGCTCACCCAGATCAGGTGTTAATGACCTTTGGGGCAAATCATGCGTTGGACTTGATTGTGAGGCATTTTGTCAAGCCAGGAGAGCCTGTACTTGTTGAAACACCTGGATATTATCCCATGTTCGGCAAGTTGCGCTTACAAGGTGCTGAGTTGATCGGTATTCAACGGAGTCAACAAGGTCTGGATATTGAAGCGCTTACTCAAGCGTGCCGTGAACACAGGCCTCGTTTACTTTTTGTTCAACCGATTGCGCATAATCCGACTGGGACATCCATGTCATTACAGAACATGCATGCAGTATTGCGTGTAGCAGAGACATATAATTTGACGATTATTGAGGATGATCCATTTGGTGATATCCTTTCAAGAGCGATACCTCATCTGGCCTCACTCGATGCTCTCAATCGTGTGATTTATGTAGGTTCGTTTTCGAAAACATTATCAGCGAGCTTTCGATGTGGTTACATTGCTGCGAGTCGAACGCTTATCCATTCGTTGACCGATATAAAAATGTTAACTGTGGTGAATGGTTCAAGTTTTATTGAACGAATGATTCACGACATGATTATTCGAGGGCGATATCGACGCCATATGACAAGACTTCGGGATCGAGTGACGAAAGCCGGGGCTGAAGCTGTTTTAGCACTTCGTCGTATTGGGTTCGATAACATATACCCACCAACGGGCGGCTATTATATTTGGTGTCCACTGCCATCTGGTATAGATGGTGTAGTATTGGCGCGAAAAGCATCTGCTCAAGGTATATTTTTAGCCCCCAGTCATCTTTTTGAATTAAATCATACTGAAGGTTGCTCGGCACTTCGAATGAATATTGCACACGTACAAAATCCTAAATTACTTGAATTTCTTCAGTCTGAATTAAACAGTACAGATAAAAGTGTTTGA
- the lysC gene encoding lysine-sensitive aspartokinase 3 has product MSPVISSSALNAEITVAKFGGTSVADFIAMSRSAKIVIQNPTTKLVLISACSGVTNILVELANGVADAEHRTSLMERLRAIHQNVLADLQQPETIESAVHALLDQVAALADKAAEHKSAELTDQLVANGELLSTYLFTQILCEMGADAVRYDIREVLRTDSRFGKASPEPELIRQLSEESLLPLLQNQIVVSQGFIGSDELGRTTTLGRGGSDYSAALMAEAIDAGTLEIWTDVPGMYTTDPRIAPKATPIKEISFSEASEMANFGAKILHPSTLIPAVRRQIPVFVGSSKAPEQGGTWIRKTVSDAPLFRALALRNNQTLITLTSLNMFHAYGFLAEVFRILAEHKVSVDLISTSEVSVSLTMDQTDTGGGAPTLPPGAHAALSELCRVEIEQELCLISLIGNRMSQTAGSVSKVFNTLEEYKLRMICYGASPHNLCFLVKTEHALPIAQNLHRKIFE; this is encoded by the coding sequence TTGAGCCCTGTAATTTCTTCTTCAGCGTTGAACGCTGAAATCACTGTCGCAAAATTTGGCGGTACGAGTGTGGCTGATTTCATTGCAATGAGCCGTAGTGCCAAGATTGTCATTCAAAATCCAACAACCAAGCTGGTTTTGATCAGTGCCTGTTCCGGTGTGACCAATATTCTGGTCGAATTAGCCAACGGCGTTGCCGATGCTGAACACCGCACCAGCCTGATGGAGCGCCTGCGCGCCATTCACCAGAACGTCTTGGCGGATTTACAGCAACCTGAAACCATTGAAAGCGCCGTCCACGCGCTGCTGGATCAGGTCGCAGCACTGGCGGATAAGGCTGCTGAGCATAAATCAGCTGAGCTGACCGATCAGCTGGTTGCGAATGGCGAACTGCTGTCGACCTATCTGTTTACACAAATTCTGTGCGAAATGGGTGCGGATGCCGTCCGTTACGATATTCGTGAAGTTCTGCGGACGGACAGTCGGTTTGGCAAAGCCAGCCCTGAACCAGAGTTGATTCGCCAGCTGAGTGAAGAAAGTCTTTTACCACTGCTGCAAAATCAAATTGTGGTCTCACAAGGCTTTATCGGCAGTGATGAGCTGGGCCGGACAACCACGCTGGGGCGTGGCGGCAGTGACTACAGCGCCGCACTGATGGCTGAAGCCATTGATGCAGGTACGCTGGAGATCTGGACTGATGTCCCGGGCATGTACACGACTGACCCGCGTATCGCCCCCAAAGCCACGCCAATCAAAGAAATCAGCTTCAGTGAAGCCTCTGAAATGGCAAACTTTGGTGCCAAGATCTTACATCCATCGACGCTGATCCCAGCCGTTCGTCGCCAGATCCCCGTTTTTGTCGGCTCATCGAAAGCCCCGGAACAAGGTGGCACCTGGATCCGTAAAACAGTGAGTGATGCGCCCCTGTTTCGTGCGCTGGCACTGCGCAACAACCAGACCCTGATTACCCTGACCAGCCTGAACATGTTCCATGCCTACGGCTTTCTGGCCGAGGTCTTCCGGATTCTGGCTGAACACAAGGTATCGGTTGATCTGATTTCGACTTCTGAAGTCAGCGTGTCTCTGACCATGGATCAGACTGACACAGGCGGCGGCGCGCCAACGCTTCCTCCGGGAGCTCATGCAGCGCTCAGCGAACTGTGCCGCGTTGAGATTGAACAGGAGCTGTGCCTGATCTCTCTGATCGGGAACCGCATGAGCCAGACTGCCGGTTCGGTCAGTAAGGTGTTCAACACACTGGAAGAGTATAAGCTGCGGATGATCTGCTACGGCGCCAGCCCGCACAACCTGTGTTTCCTGGTCAAAACTGAGCACGCGCTGCCGATTGCCCAGAATCTGCATCGTAAGATCTTCGAGTAA
- a CDS encoding PglL family O-oligosaccharyltransferase — protein MTVILLRGTRLAAATISKPLTRPFLLTLTFLFLLNMHYFQHNQGGSGLMLPFNVSSWIPFSFAIAIGLLEVSRQKILRYSRLTLVFFLCCVMLTLPVFYPEASPAGAANRLFALWAGWLFFVALQQFAFSQKQRQQILWLILKAVWLQTALAWYMFIWISPENGIGYDTVVNRPYGIFQQPNVMASFLATGLVLSAYLMARQPMVQGRWTFPHLGLLFTPVAVIPMLVVLSSRTGWIAAVIGTLLILPYLLQFAARVQWRLWLLMVALGLSLAWNLTDMLSWAPQPGRVSLESARAIIYPQVTEMFQHAPMRGVGYGNFEAAYLLQTAQWHQADPSQPYGLPGLDHPHNELLFWASEGGILPLLGLLLAATAVLAKIRRAPANTQLALVALIFPITLHTQLEYPFYHSLVHWVIFIVLLYWIDALSAKYFKQSLRFHKPFRFSAILLPAGVSAFMLTTLYSGAMLTRFETTVPPDQTALEKVNNTWSWQHRYEWDLYQSQLKNGIAQNHPEQIQNFIRWADQKAQEIPRPILYQFLIIAHQALGQASMAAHVREEAMFLFPGQDFSDDALPVLKAPSLPAADPDFAAVAQPE, from the coding sequence GTGACTGTCATTCTTTTACGGGGCACCCGACTGGCCGCTGCAACGATCAGCAAGCCGCTGACTCGGCCTTTCTTGCTGACGCTGACGTTTCTGTTTTTGCTGAACATGCATTATTTTCAGCACAATCAGGGTGGTTCAGGGCTGATGTTGCCGTTCAATGTCAGCAGCTGGATCCCATTCAGCTTCGCAATTGCTATCGGTCTGCTGGAAGTCAGCCGACAGAAAATACTGCGTTATTCCCGGCTGACGCTGGTTTTCTTTCTGTGCTGTGTGATGCTCACGCTGCCCGTTTTCTATCCCGAAGCCTCCCCGGCAGGGGCCGCGAACCGGCTCTTCGCACTCTGGGCAGGATGGCTGTTTTTTGTTGCCTTGCAGCAGTTTGCTTTCAGCCAGAAACAACGTCAGCAGATTCTGTGGCTGATTCTGAAAGCCGTCTGGCTGCAGACGGCGCTGGCCTGGTACATGTTTATCTGGATCAGCCCGGAAAACGGAATTGGCTACGATACGGTGGTCAACCGGCCTTACGGTATTTTTCAGCAACCCAATGTGATGGCCAGCTTTCTGGCAACCGGTCTGGTGCTTTCAGCCTATCTGATGGCACGCCAGCCAATGGTTCAGGGCCGCTGGACCTTTCCGCATCTGGGGTTACTCTTCACACCCGTGGCCGTGATCCCCATGCTGGTCGTCCTGAGCTCACGCACCGGCTGGATCGCCGCCGTGATTGGCACATTACTCATTCTGCCCTATCTCCTGCAATTTGCCGCCCGTGTGCAGTGGCGTCTGTGGCTGCTGATGGTCGCTTTAGGGCTCAGTCTGGCCTGGAACCTGACCGATATGCTGTCCTGGGCCCCGCAACCGGGCAGAGTCTCGCTGGAAAGTGCGCGCGCCATCATCTACCCGCAAGTGACAGAAATGTTCCAGCATGCACCGATGCGGGGCGTGGGTTACGGTAATTTTGAAGCGGCTTATCTGCTGCAGACCGCTCAATGGCATCAGGCTGATCCGTCTCAGCCCTATGGGCTGCCCGGCTTGGATCATCCCCATAATGAGCTGCTGTTCTGGGCCAGTGAAGGCGGTATTCTTCCCTTGCTGGGACTTCTGCTTGCTGCCACTGCGGTTCTGGCAAAGATCCGGCGAGCACCAGCGAACACTCAGCTGGCACTGGTCGCACTGATTTTCCCAATCACATTACATACTCAGCTTGAATACCCGTTTTATCACTCACTGGTCCACTGGGTCATTTTCATTGTCCTGCTGTACTGGATTGACGCACTGAGTGCCAAATATTTCAAACAGTCGCTGCGGTTTCACAAACCCTTTCGATTCAGTGCCATCCTGTTGCCTGCAGGTGTCAGTGCCTTCATGCTGACAACCTTGTACTCAGGTGCCATGCTCACCCGTTTCGAAACAACCGTTCCGCCGGATCAGACGGCTTTAGAAAAAGTGAATAATACCTGGAGCTGGCAACACAGGTATGAATGGGATCTGTACCAGAGCCAACTGAAAAACGGGATAGCGCAGAATCATCCGGAGCAGATCCAAAACTTTATTCGCTGGGCAGATCAAAAAGCACAGGAGATTCCCAGACCCATCCTGTATCAGTTTCTGATCATTGCCCATCAGGCGTTAGGGCAGGCCAGCATGGCAGCGCATGTCAGAGAAGAAGCCATGTTCCTGTTTCCCGGACAGGATTTCAGTGATGACGCCCTGCCCGTCCTGAAAGCGCCCAGCTTACCGGCTGCTGATCCCGATTTTGCAGCAGTGGCACAGCCAGAATAA
- a CDS encoding alanine--glyoxylate aminotransferase family protein has product MTVQSFYPPQRTLMGPGPSDIYPQVLQALSRPTLGHLDPLFVGMMDELKQLLQYAFQTTNPFTIAVSAPGSAGMEACFVNLVEPGDKVIVCRNGVFGERMRENVVRCGGEAVLVDTDWGKPVDPAAVEAALKAHPDAKILAFVHAETSTGALSDAETLSRLARAHDCLTIVDAVTSLGGVPLKVDEWQLDAVYSGSQKCLSCVPGLSPLTFSPRAIEKIQQRKTPIQSWFLDQSLVLAYWSGEGKRSYHHTAPVNSLYALHEALVRLQNEGLENAWQRHADMHQALKAGLEAMGIRFVVDEASRLPQLNAIYIPEGVDDGLVRQTLLEKYNLEIGAGLGALAGKAWRIGLMGYGARLENIALCLKALEDVLQPKQ; this is encoded by the coding sequence ATGACAGTTCAGAGTTTTTACCCGCCACAACGCACCCTGATGGGACCCGGCCCGTCGGATATTTATCCTCAGGTCTTACAGGCGCTCAGCCGTCCGACACTGGGCCATCTTGACCCATTGTTTGTCGGGATGATGGACGAGCTGAAACAATTACTTCAGTACGCATTTCAAACCACCAACCCGTTTACGATTGCCGTTTCGGCGCCGGGCAGCGCCGGGATGGAAGCCTGTTTCGTGAATCTGGTTGAGCCAGGAGATAAAGTCATTGTTTGCCGAAATGGCGTTTTTGGCGAGCGGATGCGTGAAAATGTTGTGCGTTGCGGCGGTGAAGCGGTGCTGGTGGATACAGACTGGGGCAAACCGGTTGATCCTGCTGCGGTCGAGGCGGCACTGAAAGCGCATCCGGATGCGAAAATTCTGGCATTTGTGCATGCGGAAACCTCAACCGGCGCACTCAGTGATGCTGAAACCTTGTCCAGGCTGGCGCGTGCGCACGATTGCCTGACAATTGTGGATGCAGTGACGTCACTGGGGGGCGTGCCGCTGAAAGTTGACGAATGGCAATTGGACGCAGTGTATTCCGGCAGCCAGAAATGTTTGTCTTGTGTGCCGGGTCTGTCGCCGCTGACCTTCTCACCACGTGCGATTGAAAAAATCCAGCAACGCAAAACGCCGATTCAGAGTTGGTTTCTGGATCAAAGCCTGGTGCTGGCGTACTGGAGTGGTGAAGGGAAACGCAGCTATCACCATACCGCACCGGTCAACAGCTTGTATGCACTGCACGAAGCGCTGGTTCGCTTGCAAAATGAAGGTCTGGAAAATGCCTGGCAACGTCATGCCGACATGCATCAGGCGCTGAAGGCAGGACTGGAAGCCATGGGCATTCGGTTTGTGGTGGATGAAGCGAGTCGCTTACCCCAGTTGAACGCGATCTATATTCCGGAGGGCGTCGATGATGGTTTAGTTCGTCAGACACTGCTGGAAAAATACAACCTTGAAATTGGCGCGGGTTTGGGAGCGCTTGCGGGTAAGGCGTGGCGTATTGGACTGATGGGCTATGGTGCCCGTCTCGAAAATATTGCGCTGTGTCTGAAAGCATTGGAAGACGTGTTGCAGCCAAAGCAGTAA
- a CDS encoding single-stranded DNA-binding protein, which translates to MASRGVNKVILVGNLGQDPEIRYMPNGGAVANITIATSDSWRDKATGEQREKTEWHRVALFGKLAEVAGEYLRKGSQVYIEGQLQTRKWQDQNGQDRFTTEVVVQGFNGVMQMLGGRQGGGQGAPMGGQQQQGGWGQPQQPQQQPKQQQNYAPQQQSAPQQSQPQYNEPPMDFDDDIPF; encoded by the coding sequence ATGGCCAGTCGTGGCGTAAATAAAGTGATCCTGGTGGGTAACTTAGGACAAGATCCTGAAATCCGTTATATGCCGAACGGCGGTGCAGTCGCAAATATCACCATCGCGACTTCTGACAGCTGGCGTGATAAAGCCACCGGCGAACAGCGTGAAAAAACAGAATGGCACCGTGTGGCGCTGTTCGGCAAGCTGGCTGAAGTGGCTGGTGAGTATCTGCGTAAAGGGTCTCAGGTTTACATTGAAGGTCAGCTGCAAACCCGTAAGTGGCAGGATCAAAACGGTCAGGATCGCTTCACGACCGAAGTGGTTGTTCAGGGCTTCAACGGTGTGATGCAAATGCTGGGTGGTCGTCAGGGCGGCGGTCAGGGCGCGCCAATGGGTGGTCAGCAGCAGCAGGGTGGCTGGGGACAACCACAGCAACCACAACAGCAACCGAAGCAACAGCAAAACTACGCGCCTCAGCAGCAGTCTGCACCTCAGCAGTCTCAGCCGCAGTACAATGAGCCGCCAATGGATTTTGACGACGATATCCCGTTCTGA
- the uvrA gene encoding excinuclease ABC subunit UvrA: protein MDKIEVRGARTHNLKNINLTIPRDKLIVITGLSGSGKSSLAFDTLYAEGQRRYVESLSAYARQFLSLMEKPDVDHIEGLSPAISIEQKSTSHNPRSTVGTITEIYDYLRLLFARVGEPRCPTHDVPLAAQTISQMVDKVLTLAEGSKLMLLAPIVKERKGEHLKTLANLAAQGYIRARIDGEVCDLSDPPTLELHKKHTIEVVVDRFKVRDDLQQRLAESFETALELSGGTVVVSPMDEGDMDELIFSANFACPHCGYSMRELEPRLFSFNNPAGACGTCDGLGVQQYFDPSRVVQNDELSLSGGAIRGWDKRNYYYFQMLSSLAEHYGFDVEAPFGDLSLKIQKVLLQGSGTTNIEFKYINDRGDVTVRRHSFEGILNNMERRYRETESNAVREDLAKYISTKPCASCQGSRLREEARHVFIDSTNLPVVSEMSISQALHFFTELKLEGQRAQIADKILKEINDRLTFLVNVGLNYLNLSRSAETLSGGEAQRIRLASQIGAGLVGVMYVLDEPSIGLHQRDNERLLSTLTRLRDLGNTVLVVEHDEDAIRSADYIIDIGPGAGVHGGQVIAEGSLDDILRSPDSLTGHYLSGKMQIEVPTERIAIDPKKVVHLKGASGNNLKKVDVSIPVGLLTCVTGVSGSGKSTLINDTFFKIAHHALNGATTGQPAPYDDIQGLDHFDKVIDIDQSPIGRTPRSNPATYTGIFTPIRELFSGTQESRSRGYKPGRFSFNVKGGRCEACQGDGVIKVEMHFLPDVYVPCDSCKGKRYNRETLEVKYKGKSIDEVLDMTVEDARTFFDPVPAIARKLQTLMDVGLSYIRLGQAATTLSGGEAQRVKLARELSKRDTGKTLYILDEPTTGLHFHDIQQLLSVLHRLRDHGNTIVVIEHNLDVIKTADWIIDLGPEGGSGGGEIIATGTPEQVAEVAGSHTARFLKPLLPALSAVQQA from the coding sequence ATGGATAAGATCGAAGTCAGGGGTGCGCGCACCCACAATCTCAAAAATATTAACCTGACGATCCCCCGGGATAAGCTCATCGTGATCACCGGCCTGTCGGGTTCGGGCAAATCATCTCTGGCATTCGATACCCTGTATGCCGAAGGTCAGCGCCGCTATGTTGAATCTCTGTCGGCTTATGCCCGCCAGTTTCTGTCTCTGATGGAAAAACCAGATGTCGACCACATTGAAGGTCTGTCTCCGGCGATCTCCATCGAGCAGAAATCAACCTCGCACAACCCGCGCTCCACCGTGGGGACCATCACAGAAATCTACGACTACCTTCGTTTGCTGTTTGCCCGTGTCGGGGAGCCGCGCTGTCCGACACATGATGTCCCGCTCGCAGCACAGACGATCAGTCAGATGGTCGACAAAGTCCTGACCCTAGCGGAAGGCAGTAAGCTGATGCTGCTCGCACCGATCGTGAAAGAACGGAAAGGCGAGCACCTGAAGACCCTAGCCAACCTGGCGGCACAGGGCTATATCCGTGCCCGGATCGATGGTGAAGTCTGCGATCTGTCCGATCCGCCAACGCTGGAATTACACAAAAAGCACACCATTGAAGTTGTGGTGGATCGATTTAAAGTCCGGGATGATCTGCAGCAGCGTCTGGCCGAGTCTTTCGAGACAGCGCTGGAGCTGTCCGGCGGTACTGTCGTTGTCAGCCCGATGGATGAAGGCGACATGGATGAGCTGATTTTCTCAGCCAACTTTGCCTGCCCTCACTGCGGCTACAGTATGCGTGAACTGGAACCGCGCCTGTTCTCGTTCAACAACCCGGCCGGTGCCTGCGGGACCTGCGATGGCCTCGGCGTTCAGCAATATTTTGACCCATCCCGCGTGGTCCAGAATGATGAGCTCAGCCTGTCTGGCGGTGCCATTCGCGGCTGGGACAAACGCAATTACTACTATTTTCAGATGCTGAGTTCACTGGCTGAACATTACGGATTTGATGTCGAAGCTCCGTTCGGCGATCTCTCCCTGAAAATCCAGAAAGTCCTGTTGCAAGGTTCTGGCACCACGAATATTGAGTTCAAGTACATCAATGATCGGGGCGATGTGACGGTCCGGCGCCATTCGTTTGAGGGGATCCTCAACAATATGGAACGCCGTTATCGTGAAACAGAATCCAACGCAGTCCGGGAAGATCTGGCCAAGTATATTTCTACCAAGCCGTGTGCCAGTTGTCAGGGTTCCCGTCTGCGCGAAGAAGCACGCCATGTCTTTATCGACAGCACCAACCTGCCTGTGGTCAGTGAGATGAGCATCAGTCAGGCGCTTCATTTCTTTACAGAACTGAAGCTGGAAGGCCAGCGCGCGCAGATTGCAGATAAGATCCTCAAGGAAATCAATGACCGTCTGACCTTCCTGGTCAACGTCGGCCTGAATTACCTCAACCTGTCGCGCAGTGCAGAAACGCTTTCTGGCGGCGAAGCACAGCGGATCCGTCTGGCCAGCCAGATTGGTGCCGGTCTCGTCGGCGTCATGTATGTATTGGATGAGCCTTCCATCGGCCTCCACCAGCGCGATAACGAACGCCTGCTCAGTACCCTGACCCGGCTTCGGGATCTGGGCAATACCGTGCTGGTTGTCGAGCACGACGAAGATGCGATTCGCAGCGCTGATTACATCATCGATATCGGCCCGGGTGCAGGCGTGCACGGCGGTCAGGTAATTGCCGAAGGATCGCTCGACGATATTCTCCGATCACCGGATTCGCTGACAGGCCACTATCTGAGCGGCAAAATGCAGATTGAAGTCCCGACAGAACGGATCGCCATAGATCCGAAGAAAGTCGTTCATCTGAAAGGGGCCAGTGGCAACAACCTGAAAAAAGTGGATGTGTCGATCCCTGTGGGTCTGCTGACCTGCGTCACCGGGGTGTCCGGATCCGGTAAATCCACGCTGATCAACGATACCTTCTTCAAGATTGCCCATCATGCGCTGAACGGCGCCACCACCGGCCAGCCTGCACCATATGATGACATTCAGGGCCTGGATCATTTCGACAAAGTCATTGATATCGACCAGAGCCCGATTGGCCGGACACCCCGTTCAAACCCGGCCACGTATACCGGTATTTTCACCCCAATCCGCGAACTCTTCTCCGGCACACAGGAATCCCGCTCCCGGGGTTATAAACCGGGGCGGTTCAGCTTTAACGTCAAAGGCGGCCGCTGCGAAGCCTGTCAGGGCGATGGGGTAATTAAAGTGGAAATGCACTTCCTGCCGGACGTGTATGTGCCTTGCGACAGCTGTAAAGGGAAACGCTACAACCGCGAGACTCTGGAAGTGAAATACAAAGGCAAAAGCATTGATGAAGTGCTGGACATGACGGTTGAGGACGCCCGGACATTCTTTGATCCTGTGCCCGCAATCGCAAGAAAACTGCAAACCCTGATGGATGTCGGCTTATCCTATATCCGACTGGGTCAGGCGGCGACGACGTTGTCCGGCGGTGAGGCCCAGCGGGTGAAACTGGCGCGGGAACTCTCTAAGCGTGATACCGGAAAGACGCTGTATATTCTGGATGAACCAACCACAGGGTTGCATTTCCACGATATCCAGCAGCTGCTCAGCGTACTGCACCGACTGCGGGATCACGGCAATACCATCGTCGTGATCGAGCATAATCTGGATGTCATCAAAACGGCAGACTGGATCATTGATCTGGGGCCGGAAGGTGGCAGTGGCGGCGGTGAAATTATCGCGACCGGTACACCAGAGCAAGTTGCTGAAGTCGCGGGATCGCATACCGCCCGTTTCCTCAAACCACTGCTGCCCGCGTTGTCCGCGGTACAGCAGGCATAA